In one Hydrogenispora ethanolica genomic region, the following are encoded:
- the xerD gene encoding site-specific tyrosine recombinase XerD translates to MQDSLQDYLNYLSVERGLAKNTLESYGRDLRQFLSYLKEKKNLDLQATTQATVIGYLLLLQARGKATATLSRNLAAIKSYYHFLAREGMIERDPTINLDAPKQEKRLPRVLSVQDVEHLLEQPDLKNPVGVRDRAMLEVLYATGLRVSELVSLKINDLNLEMSYIRCFGKGSKERIVPLGSVATKYVKIYLEHARKFLASSPYEDTLFLNHHGKGLTRQGFWKIIKKYAENLDIAIEITPHTLRHSFATHLLENGADLRSVQEMLGHADISTTQVYTHLTKDRIKEVYEKAHPRAK, encoded by the coding sequence TTGCAAGACAGCCTCCAAGATTACCTCAACTATTTGTCTGTGGAACGCGGTTTAGCCAAGAACACCCTGGAATCTTACGGTCGGGATCTGCGGCAGTTTTTGAGTTATCTGAAAGAGAAGAAGAATCTCGATCTTCAAGCGACCACCCAGGCCACGGTCATCGGCTACTTATTACTGCTTCAAGCCCGTGGTAAGGCCACAGCGACTCTTTCCCGGAATCTGGCGGCGATTAAATCATATTATCATTTTTTGGCGCGTGAAGGGATGATTGAGCGCGATCCCACGATCAATTTGGATGCGCCCAAGCAGGAAAAACGCCTGCCGCGTGTGCTCTCGGTTCAAGACGTCGAACATTTGCTGGAACAGCCGGATCTGAAGAATCCGGTGGGCGTCCGGGACCGGGCGATGCTGGAAGTACTATATGCCACCGGATTGCGGGTTTCGGAACTGGTTTCGCTGAAAATCAACGATCTCAATCTGGAAATGAGTTATATTCGCTGCTTCGGCAAGGGTTCAAAGGAACGGATCGTTCCATTGGGCTCCGTCGCCACCAAATATGTGAAGATCTATCTGGAGCATGCCCGGAAGTTTTTGGCCTCCAGTCCCTATGAGGACACCCTGTTCCTGAATCATCACGGCAAAGGCCTAACCCGCCAGGGTTTCTGGAAAATCATCAAAAAATACGCCGAAAATTTGGATATCGCAATCGAGATTACTCCGCATACCTTGCGCCATTCTTTTGCCACGCACCTATTGGAAAACGGGGCCGATCTGCGTTCGGTCCAGGAGATGCTGGGCCATGCCGATATTTCCACCACTCAGGTCTACACCCATCTGACTAAAGACCGCATCAAGGAAGTCTACGAGAAGGCCCACCCGCGCGCTAAGTAA
- a CDS encoding response regulator has protein sequence MTAKIRIMVVDDTWETCNNLQRLLELEEDIQVVGTASNGEEALRFAKVLLPDIVLMDINMPVMNGIQTTEQMTIELPQTAIIMLSVQAEQEYIRQAKAAGASEYLIKPPSIEALTQAVRRVYLSKKSR, from the coding sequence TTGACCGCGAAAATTCGAATTATGGTTGTTGACGATACTTGGGAAACCTGTAATAATTTACAACGACTTCTGGAACTAGAGGAGGACATTCAGGTTGTCGGAACTGCCAGTAATGGAGAAGAAGCTCTCCGATTCGCTAAAGTACTGTTACCTGACATCGTTTTGATGGATATTAATATGCCGGTTATGAATGGAATTCAGACCACCGAACAGATGACTATTGAACTTCCGCAAACAGCAATTATTATGCTATCAGTTCAGGCTGAACAGGAATACATCCGTCAAGCGAAAGCCGCAGGCGCATCCGAGTATTTAATTAAACCTCCCAGTATTGAAGCCTTGACTCAGGCCGTCCGGCGAGTGTATCTTTCAAAGAAGTCGAGATAA
- the metK gene encoding methionine adenosyltransferase yields MTKKHLFTSESVTEGHPDKICDQISDAVLDAIISQDPNARVACETAVTTGLVLVMGEITTNCYVDIPKIARQTIREIGYTRAKFGFDSETCAVLTSIDEQSPDIALGVDKALEAKQGEMSEQEIEATGAGDQGMVFGFACDETPEYMPMPISLAHQLTRRLAAVRKANELDYLRPDGKSQVTVEYENNIPVRVDTVIISTQHDPSIMHDQIEKEIIEKVVLPVIPGHLIDERTKYYINPTGRFVVGGPQGDSGLTGRKIIVDTYGGAARHGGGAFSGKDPTKVDRSAAYAARYAAKNIVAAGLAKRCEIQVSYAIGVAKPVSIMVDTFGTGVIPDMEIVELIKKYIDLRPAAIIRNLELRRPLYRQVAAYGHFGRNDLDLPWEKLDKVAFLK; encoded by the coding sequence ATGACTAAAAAACATTTATTTACCTCTGAGTCGGTAACGGAGGGGCATCCGGATAAAATTTGTGATCAAATTTCCGATGCTGTATTAGACGCGATAATCAGCCAAGATCCGAATGCCAGAGTCGCTTGTGAAACTGCTGTAACTACTGGGTTAGTTTTGGTGATGGGGGAAATTACCACTAATTGTTATGTGGACATTCCCAAAATTGCGCGTCAAACTATCCGCGAAATCGGATACACCCGCGCTAAATTTGGTTTTGACAGTGAAACTTGTGCAGTCCTTACATCAATTGATGAACAGTCACCTGATATCGCTTTAGGTGTTGATAAAGCCTTGGAAGCGAAACAAGGTGAAATGAGCGAGCAAGAAATCGAGGCAACCGGAGCTGGCGATCAAGGAATGGTCTTCGGTTTCGCCTGTGACGAAACTCCTGAGTATATGCCCATGCCAATATCACTGGCGCATCAATTGACGCGCCGTTTAGCGGCAGTTCGTAAAGCAAATGAATTGGATTATTTACGTCCGGATGGAAAAAGTCAAGTTACTGTAGAGTACGAAAATAATATCCCGGTACGGGTAGATACGGTTATTATCTCAACACAACATGATCCAAGCATTATGCACGACCAGATTGAAAAAGAGATCATCGAAAAAGTAGTATTACCTGTAATCCCCGGTCATTTAATTGATGAACGTACTAAATATTATATTAACCCAACCGGTAGATTTGTCGTGGGAGGACCGCAAGGAGATTCAGGCTTAACTGGTCGCAAAATTATTGTAGATACTTACGGCGGGGCCGCTCGCCATGGCGGCGGAGCATTTTCCGGAAAAGATCCTACCAAAGTGGACCGGTCTGCTGCATATGCCGCGCGCTATGCCGCAAAGAATATTGTAGCCGCGGGGCTTGCCAAACGATGTGAGATTCAAGTTTCTTATGCCATCGGAGTTGCCAAACCGGTATCTATCATGGTGGATACGTTTGGCACCGGAGTTATTCCCGATATGGAGATCGTTGAATTAATAAAGAAATATATTGATCTACGCCCTGCGGCGATTATTCGTAATTTAGAATTGCGTAGACCGCTTTATCGGCAAGTGGCTGCTTATGGACACTTCGGTCGGAATGATTTGGATCTTCCTTGGGAAAAATTGGACAAAGTGGCATTTCTTAAATAA
- a CDS encoding NUDIX domain-containing protein, translated as MAENLKETTVSKNTIHHGSFLDLHRDQVRLPNGKIANREYLLHPGAAAVVPLLDDGRIVMVKQFRYPTGQIILEIPAGKLDAGEEPETCARRELSEEIGYEPGELIYLSSIWTTPGFTNEVIHLFLAKQLRPFRREPDPDEFLATVTMTKEEVLQHLDTAAIVDAKTVVALSYVERRNLW; from the coding sequence ATGGCTGAAAATTTGAAGGAAACCACGGTTTCCAAGAATACGATTCACCATGGCAGCTTTCTCGATTTGCACCGTGACCAAGTGCGGCTGCCCAACGGCAAGATTGCCAATCGGGAATACCTGCTTCATCCCGGGGCGGCAGCTGTCGTCCCTCTGCTCGATGATGGCCGAATTGTTATGGTGAAACAATTCCGCTACCCCACCGGTCAAATCATTTTAGAGATTCCCGCCGGCAAACTCGATGCGGGGGAAGAACCGGAGACTTGCGCACGGCGCGAGCTTTCGGAAGAGATCGGTTACGAGCCGGGCGAATTGATTTATTTATCCTCCATTTGGACCACTCCTGGATTTACCAACGAGGTTATCCATTTGTTCCTGGCCAAACAATTGCGGCCCTTCCGGAGAGAGCCGGATCCAGACGAGTTTTTGGCGACCGTTACGATGACCAAGGAAGAAGTGTTGCAACATTTGGATACTGCGGCGATTGTCGACGCCAAAACAGTGGTTGCCCTGTCTTATGTCGAACGGCGCAACTTATGGTGA
- the spoIIM gene encoding stage II sporulation protein M, protein MLLTLRLRQIIQDYIRDRIFLVALVLILLSMGIAFGVIAASVLEKDQQRELVRFVNQGLHGEDFLQSNIYARQTVVSNLQTVFFLFFMGISVIGVPLALLLIFARGFILGFSTGFLFQTMGYKGILLTLTGILPHNIIVLPALLIMVVAIMDCAAALTKIRFTKKQIAIGEEMIRCAVITLIVILLMVLGGFVQGYVTPFITTWVGRII, encoded by the coding sequence ATGCTTTTAACATTACGATTGCGCCAAATAATCCAAGATTATATCAGAGATCGCATCTTCTTGGTCGCGCTGGTTTTAATCCTGTTATCGATGGGGATAGCCTTTGGAGTGATAGCCGCAAGCGTATTGGAGAAGGATCAGCAACGTGAATTGGTCCGGTTTGTAAACCAGGGGCTGCATGGGGAGGACTTTTTACAGAGCAATATCTATGCCCGGCAAACGGTTGTCTCGAACCTGCAAACCGTTTTTTTTCTTTTTTTCATGGGAATCAGTGTGATCGGGGTGCCTTTGGCGTTGCTTTTGATTTTTGCCAGAGGTTTTATTCTCGGTTTCAGTACTGGTTTTTTATTTCAAACAATGGGATATAAAGGGATCTTGCTGACGCTCACCGGCATCTTACCCCATAATATCATCGTCTTACCGGCGTTACTGATTATGGTGGTGGCCATCATGGATTGCGCCGCGGCGCTGACCAAGATCCGCTTCACCAAAAAGCAGATCGCCATCGGCGAAGAGATGATCCGCTGCGCCGTTATTACGCTCATTGTAATCTTGTTGATGGTCCTGGGTGGCTTTGTCCAGGGCTATGTTACGCCTTTCATCACCACTTGGGTGGGCAGGATCATTTGA
- a CDS encoding Flp family type IVb pilin, with the protein MLKRLFKEELGQGVVEYGLIIALIVMVVIGAFVAVNGGLNGIFNNTGSNLSSPSFILNG; encoded by the coding sequence ATGTTAAAACGACTTTTTAAAGAGGAATTAGGACAGGGAGTGGTTGAATACGGCTTAATCATCGCGTTAATCGTAATGGTAGTCATTGGCGCTTTTGTGGCTGTAAATGGTGGGTTAAATGGTATTTTCAACAATACTGGTAGCAATTTGAGTTCTCCAAGCTTTATTTTGAACGGTTAA
- a CDS encoding sensor histidine kinase translates to MPEIIDFSMVDKIIKETVAAIEVSKASLFDIAESAKSVQKRMQSDFEQVCEEVGRVIETVDRLEANYKKARIHLMDVSRDFTHYSEEDIKKAYLQAQEFQIKVAVEKEKEKGLRLKRDELARSIAKISEMSVKAEELVSKVDIALTFLSGNLAEFSQQMGGLQQKQLIGGRIILAQEAERKRVAREIHDGPAQAMANVVLRAELCEKLLKSDRAAIHEELHQLKLIVRESLQEVRRIIFNLRPMTLDDLGLVPTLRRFLEEIQARETETTVIHLEIHGEEKRLPNSYEIALFRLVQEGINNAHKHSHATQIKTMIDFLPEEITVRIIDNGVGFDYQKILNEVSGKESYGLLSMKERLELLNGKLLIQSAPNQGTTILASVPIE, encoded by the coding sequence ATGCCGGAAATTATTGATTTCAGCATGGTTGACAAAATTATCAAAGAGACAGTCGCTGCCATAGAGGTAAGTAAAGCGAGTCTTTTCGACATTGCTGAAAGCGCGAAAAGTGTTCAAAAAAGAATGCAATCGGATTTTGAACAGGTATGCGAGGAAGTCGGACGTGTTATTGAAACAGTAGACCGGTTAGAAGCAAATTATAAAAAGGCCCGTATTCATTTAATGGATGTGAGCCGTGACTTTACCCACTATTCGGAAGAAGACATCAAAAAGGCGTATTTGCAAGCACAAGAATTTCAAATTAAAGTAGCTGTTGAGAAAGAAAAAGAAAAAGGTTTGCGGTTAAAACGTGACGAATTAGCCCGTTCAATTGCAAAAATTAGTGAAATGTCAGTTAAGGCAGAAGAGCTAGTTTCGAAGGTTGACATTGCATTGACTTTTTTAAGTGGTAATCTAGCCGAATTCAGTCAACAAATGGGCGGTTTGCAACAAAAGCAATTGATCGGTGGACGTATTATTTTAGCTCAAGAAGCGGAGCGTAAACGAGTTGCTAGAGAGATCCATGACGGACCGGCACAAGCAATGGCCAATGTGGTTTTACGAGCTGAGTTATGTGAGAAATTATTAAAATCTGATCGGGCGGCGATTCATGAAGAATTGCACCAACTTAAATTAATCGTCAGAGAAAGCCTTCAAGAAGTACGGCGAATCATATTTAATTTGCGTCCGATGACTTTAGATGATTTAGGTCTTGTACCGACTCTGCGACGTTTTCTTGAGGAGATCCAAGCAAGGGAAACTGAAACTACTGTCATTCATCTCGAAATTCATGGCGAGGAAAAACGTTTGCCGAATAGTTATGAAATTGCTTTATTTCGGTTGGTTCAAGAAGGAATTAATAATGCTCATAAACATTCTCATGCAACCCAAATTAAAACGATGATTGATTTTTTGCCCGAAGAAATCACCGTCAGGATTATTGATAATGGCGTGGGATTCGATTACCAGAAAATTCTGAATGAAGTTTCAGGCAAAGAGAGTTATGGACTGTTGAGCATGAAGGAACGCTTGGAATTGCTTAATGGTAAATTGCTCATTCAATCTGCGCCAAATCAAGGAACCACTATACTTGCCTCGGTTCCAATTGAATAG
- a CDS encoding nucleoside kinase translates to MNGPRMSFILPDGRSVSYEKGTSLQQIFAELQLAYGSPIVAAKINNELHELNYRPQCGGRLIPIDLSVEDGIRIYSRSLSLVLVKAASELFPNCKVRLEHSLSKGIYGELDFADHHPFTEHDRLRIAERMQEIIKEDLPITKETVPLPTAVKLFKANGQLDKVRLLQFRDKSDVNLYHCGGYTDYFYGYMVPSTGFLRKFELKYYLPGFILLFPGMSFPWEVPEFIEQRKLARVFYEFEKWGRILEVSDVGELNLQIANGKGGELIRIAEALHEKKIAQIADMITADRERIRLILIAGPSSSGKTTFAQRLSVQLRVNGLKPISISIDDFFVERQHTPIGPNGLPDYESLAAIDLKLFNEVLTSLIHGFSVNLPVYNFQRGVREVRPQPVQIGKDQPIIIEGIHGLNDKLTCEIPKDNKFKIYISALTQLNIDDHNRIPTTDNRIIRRIVRDHQFRGHDALTTIGLWPMVRRGEEQYIFPYQEEADIMFNSALIYELAVLKNFATPLLEKIAPDVPEYSEAKRLLKFLSYFLPLEGGEIPLNSLLREFIGNSCFAK, encoded by the coding sequence ATGAATGGACCGCGAATGAGTTTTATCTTGCCGGATGGAAGAAGCGTGAGCTATGAGAAAGGTACCTCCCTTCAGCAAATTTTTGCTGAGCTTCAGCTGGCTTATGGCTCTCCAATTGTTGCCGCTAAAATAAATAATGAGCTTCATGAATTAAACTACCGGCCCCAATGCGGCGGAAGGCTCATTCCGATTGATTTATCGGTTGAGGATGGCATACGTATTTATTCGCGTAGTTTATCTTTGGTGCTGGTGAAGGCAGCTTCAGAGCTTTTTCCCAATTGCAAAGTTCGTTTGGAACACTCGTTAAGTAAAGGAATTTACGGTGAACTTGATTTTGCCGATCATCATCCTTTCACCGAACATGATCGACTACGGATCGCCGAGCGCATGCAGGAAATCATTAAGGAAGATTTGCCGATCACTAAGGAGACAGTCCCATTACCCACTGCTGTAAAGTTGTTCAAAGCCAATGGACAATTGGATAAAGTGCGGTTGTTGCAATTTCGCGATAAATCGGATGTGAATTTATACCATTGCGGTGGCTATACGGATTATTTTTATGGCTATATGGTTCCATCTACCGGTTTCTTGAGAAAGTTTGAATTAAAATACTATCTTCCTGGTTTCATTTTGCTTTTTCCGGGTATGAGCTTTCCTTGGGAAGTTCCTGAATTTATCGAACAACGAAAACTGGCTCGTGTTTTTTACGAGTTCGAAAAATGGGGCCGAATTTTAGAAGTAAGTGATGTAGGTGAATTAAATCTCCAGATTGCCAATGGCAAAGGAGGAGAGTTGATTCGGATTGCCGAGGCCTTGCATGAGAAAAAAATTGCCCAGATCGCCGATATGATCACTGCGGACCGTGAAAGAATTCGTCTGATTTTGATAGCAGGCCCCTCTTCTTCCGGTAAAACTACTTTTGCGCAAAGACTCTCCGTGCAGCTTCGTGTCAACGGGCTTAAGCCCATTTCAATATCGATCGATGATTTCTTTGTTGAACGTCAACACACTCCAATAGGCCCCAATGGCTTACCGGATTATGAATCTTTGGCCGCAATCGATCTGAAACTGTTCAACGAGGTTCTTACTTCCTTGATTCACGGTTTTTCGGTCAACCTTCCGGTATACAATTTTCAAAGGGGAGTTCGAGAAGTTAGGCCGCAACCCGTTCAGATCGGCAAAGACCAGCCAATCATCATCGAAGGAATTCATGGCCTGAACGATAAACTGACTTGTGAAATTCCTAAAGACAATAAGTTTAAGATATATATCAGCGCACTGACGCAATTAAACATCGATGACCATAATCGGATCCCGACTACGGACAATCGGATAATCCGCCGGATCGTACGCGATCACCAATTTCGTGGTCATGATGCATTAACTACTATCGGATTGTGGCCCATGGTCCGGCGCGGCGAGGAACAATATATCTTTCCTTACCAGGAAGAAGCGGATATAATGTTTAATTCCGCGCTCATCTATGAGTTGGCTGTTCTAAAAAACTTTGCTACGCCGTTACTTGAAAAAATTGCGCCCGATGTACCCGAATATTCGGAAGCAAAGCGTTTACTAAAATTCTTGAGTTACTTTTTACCCTTGGAAGGCGGAGAGATACCACTTAACTCCCTGTTACGGGAGTTTATTGGAAACAGCTGCTTTGCGAAATAG
- a CDS encoding response regulator — protein sequence MPMIKVMIVDDHSLVRQGLCQLISLENDLVVAGEAQNGNDVLDKVADLKPDVVLMDLNLPGKNGIELTGELKIKFPDIHVLALTIDNDQNHVSKIIKAGALGYVLKDIDPDTLYEAIRTVAKGDAFIQPCLLTKLLHEFRQLMNEEKTNTLPEDFGLTQRELEIVSYIASGNSNKDIAEKLFISEKTVKNHVSSILKKMALEDRTQVAVYAYRKGLINE from the coding sequence ATGCCAATGATAAAAGTAATGATTGTCGATGATCATTCGCTAGTTCGCCAGGGGTTATGCCAGTTAATCAGTTTAGAAAATGATCTCGTAGTGGCCGGCGAAGCTCAAAATGGAAATGACGTGCTTGATAAAGTGGCTGATTTGAAACCGGATGTTGTTCTAATGGATTTGAATCTACCCGGAAAGAACGGTATCGAATTAACTGGCGAACTAAAAATAAAATTTCCTGATATCCATGTTTTGGCATTGACAATCGATAACGACCAAAATCATGTTTCAAAGATAATTAAAGCTGGTGCCTTAGGCTACGTTCTTAAAGATATTGATCCCGATACATTATATGAAGCAATTCGAACCGTTGCTAAGGGAGATGCATTTATTCAGCCTTGCCTTTTAACTAAACTGTTGCATGAATTTCGGCAGCTTATGAATGAAGAGAAAACAAATACTCTACCCGAGGATTTTGGATTAACCCAACGAGAATTAGAAATTGTTTCATATATAGCGAGTGGAAATAGTAATAAAGACATCGCTGAGAAATTGTTTATTAGTGAAAAAACGGTTAAAAACCATGTGAGCAGTATTTTAAAAAAGATGGCCCTTGAGGATCGGACCCAAGTTGCGGTTTATGCATATCGGAAAGGGCTCATCAACGAGTAG
- a CDS encoding DUF3866 family protein, protein MFETAKGRVVEVLFQSPDLQELLVEIDGQLQRAYHYPCFQRKLQPGEEVFLNTSAVKLGLGTGGRHFVLPAGESDVPAEAPAGHIMKLRYTPWQFPVLAVEEEASPFHEALENATSLRGVPVVAASLHSMLPGIILGFRSYFPRKPRIVYIMTDGAALPVALSQLVRELKAKELLQATITTGHAFGGDLEAVSIPSALVAAVEVLSADLVICGLGPGIVGTGTALGFSGIEQSWIIDLTSRLQGIPILAPRVSTADRRERHHGLSHHSLTVLDLANQPALVGLSNRLPADLIEEITAAVILKKLEQRHRWYALDDPPAAQLLAEHQIYVKTMGRTANEDPWFFQTSVTAGMLAARAALNQLDTLAKLEMENHG, encoded by the coding sequence ATGTTTGAAACCGCAAAAGGCAGAGTTGTCGAAGTTCTGTTTCAAAGTCCCGATCTCCAGGAATTACTGGTGGAAATAGACGGCCAGCTTCAACGTGCTTATCATTACCCTTGTTTTCAGCGGAAACTCCAACCGGGCGAGGAAGTATTCCTTAACACCAGTGCGGTGAAGCTCGGTTTGGGGACGGGCGGTCGTCATTTCGTATTACCTGCCGGGGAGTCCGACGTTCCGGCCGAAGCGCCGGCGGGACATATCATGAAACTACGTTATACTCCGTGGCAGTTTCCGGTTTTGGCGGTAGAAGAGGAGGCTAGCCCTTTTCATGAGGCGCTGGAGAACGCTACTTCGTTGCGGGGCGTTCCGGTGGTCGCCGCTTCTCTCCATAGCATGCTTCCGGGGATCATCCTCGGTTTTCGCAGCTATTTTCCGAGAAAGCCTCGAATCGTTTACATCATGACCGACGGTGCCGCCCTTCCGGTTGCTTTGAGTCAATTGGTCCGGGAATTGAAGGCAAAAGAATTGCTTCAGGCTACCATAACTACCGGGCATGCCTTTGGGGGCGATCTCGAAGCGGTCAGTATTCCTTCCGCACTAGTCGCGGCCGTCGAGGTTCTCTCGGCCGATCTGGTCATTTGCGGATTGGGTCCGGGGATTGTCGGCACGGGTACGGCCTTGGGATTCAGCGGAATTGAGCAATCCTGGATCATCGACCTCACCAGCCGCCTGCAAGGCATCCCGATATTGGCTCCCCGGGTCAGCACGGCTGACCGCCGGGAGCGTCATCACGGATTGAGCCATCATTCCCTTACCGTCTTGGACCTGGCCAATCAGCCAGCTTTGGTGGGACTATCCAACCGGCTTCCCGCGGACTTGATTGAAGAGATTACCGCAGCAGTGATTTTAAAAAAACTGGAACAGCGTCACCGTTGGTACGCGCTGGACGATCCTCCGGCCGCCCAATTATTGGCCGAGCACCAGATTTATGTCAAAACCATGGGGCGGACGGCGAATGAAGATCCCTGGTTCTTTCAGACTTCAGTGACAGCCGGCATGTTGGCTGCCAGAGCCGCGCTGAACCAGTTAGATACCTTAGCCAAATTGGAGATGGAGAATCATGGCTGA
- a CDS encoding segregation and condensation protein A → MDYQIQLDIFQGPLDLLLHLIEKDEIDIYNIPIALITEKYLEYLQTIQMLNLETVGDFLVMAATLMQIKAKLLLPQSQSAATTEADAAEEDPRWELAQKLIEYKKIKEATRSLITLESEQLQIYPRSGGEFADQKLAPEADPIKNLSIWDLMEAFKAIIESQFTKDFDTIPKQEVSVKQRMNEILALIQNEGRVYFKQVFAEIRSKIGLITCFLAVLELIRLKQIVVFQEALFSDIRLSLPEKVMNTQ, encoded by the coding sequence ATGGATTATCAAATTCAATTGGATATTTTTCAAGGGCCGCTCGATCTTTTATTGCATTTGATCGAGAAAGATGAGATCGATATTTATAACATTCCGATCGCTTTGATTACCGAAAAATATCTGGAATACCTCCAAACGATTCAGATGTTGAATTTGGAGACCGTAGGTGATTTTTTAGTCATGGCAGCGACCTTGATGCAGATCAAGGCCAAGCTTCTATTACCGCAGAGTCAGTCTGCCGCCACAACTGAAGCGGATGCCGCCGAAGAAGATCCGCGTTGGGAATTGGCTCAAAAATTAATCGAGTATAAAAAGATTAAGGAAGCCACTCGCAGCCTGATTACACTTGAAAGCGAACAATTGCAGATATATCCGCGCTCAGGAGGGGAATTTGCCGATCAAAAATTGGCTCCCGAGGCCGATCCCATCAAGAACCTTTCGATTTGGGACCTGATGGAAGCTTTTAAGGCAATTATCGAAAGTCAATTCACCAAGGATTTTGATACCATTCCTAAGCAGGAAGTTTCCGTTAAACAACGAATGAATGAAATATTGGCTCTCATTCAAAATGAAGGCCGGGTCTATTTTAAACAAGTATTTGCGGAGATTAGGAGTAAAATTGGCCTCATAACCTGCTTTTTGGCCGTCTTGGAGTTGATTCGTCTGAAGCAGATCGTGGTTTTTCAAGAGGCTCTTTTTAGCGACATTCGATTATCCCTTCCCGAGAAGGTGATGAATACGCAATGA
- a CDS encoding HDIG domain-containing metalloprotein, translating into MMIVKRILKSWIGTFSLDDYQLIDGYLNEAGKTLFFQMGKIDQFHSLAVAQTIIADSKREAQPSSHVIQAALLHDVGKMADDFNLLTRILVALIRRLVPIYRGKLAMAQLDRRFWGRVRYGCYIDLIHPVRGAHLTLRAGFDPAVAELIRRHHDPPRLNQNPDLTKLQTADDQN; encoded by the coding sequence ATGATGATAGTGAAACGGATTTTAAAGTCCTGGATCGGAACGTTCTCTCTCGACGATTATCAATTAATCGACGGTTATTTGAATGAAGCGGGTAAAACTCTCTTTTTTCAAATGGGAAAGATCGATCAGTTTCATTCCCTTGCTGTTGCTCAAACAATCATAGCCGACTCGAAAAGGGAAGCTCAACCGTCTTCTCACGTAATTCAAGCTGCATTATTGCATGATGTTGGGAAAATGGCGGATGATTTCAACTTACTCACCCGTATCCTGGTGGCTTTAATCCGACGGTTGGTACCGATTTATCGGGGCAAATTGGCGATGGCTCAGTTGGACCGGCGTTTCTGGGGGAGGGTGCGCTACGGATGTTATATCGACTTGATTCACCCGGTTCGGGGTGCGCACTTGACGCTCCGGGCCGGTTTCGATCCGGCAGTGGCTGAGTTGATTCGACGTCATCATGATCCGCCGAGGCTCAATCAAAATCCTGATTTGACAAAATTGCAAACCGCCGATGATCAAAATTAA
- the scpB gene encoding SMC-Scp complex subunit ScpB encodes MNLTMARAVIEALIFASSEPIQLKTIAEIVEINEHTVKQLLGDLMADYQHAKKGIQIIEVANGYQFYTHPECSPYLEKLQKTPRNVGLSPAAIETLAIVAYKQPIAKAEIEALRGVSVESSIATLVDKNLIEEAGRKEAPGRPILYRTTKQFLRYFGLNHLDELPKIPDWVGVGTGELEFTVKTEVNKNARIS; translated from the coding sequence ATGAATTTAACTATGGCGCGTGCTGTCATTGAAGCGTTGATTTTTGCTTCTTCAGAGCCCATTCAACTTAAAACAATCGCCGAGATTGTCGAGATCAACGAACATACTGTGAAACAATTGCTTGGGGACTTAATGGCTGATTATCAGCATGCCAAAAAAGGGATTCAGATCATTGAAGTCGCCAACGGTTATCAATTCTATACTCACCCGGAGTGTTCCCCCTATCTGGAAAAGTTGCAGAAAACCCCGCGCAATGTCGGGCTTTCACCCGCGGCCATTGAAACTTTGGCCATTGTTGCCTACAAGCAGCCAATTGCCAAAGCGGAGATCGAGGCATTGCGCGGAGTGAGCGTCGAAAGTTCCATCGCCACGTTGGTCGATAAAAATCTGATTGAAGAGGCCGGGCGGAAGGAAGCTCCGGGCCGGCCCATTTTATACCGAACGACCAAACAATTTTTAAGGTATTTTGGCCTCAACCATCTGGATGAGCTTCCGAAGATTCCGGATTGGGTCGGGGTGGGAACGGGCGAACTGGAATTCACCGTAAAAACGGAGGTAAATAAAAATGCGCGAATTTCTTAA